The Methylomonas koyamae genome has a segment encoding these proteins:
- a CDS encoding YgfZ/GcvT domain-containing protein encodes MPALTAEHANIPEKIYGDTGLAAIEVTGTDAAVFLQGQLTCNIDELSDSHSSIAALCNAKGRVISTLLVVKTPLGFVLILPSELRDTVADKLRRYVLRAKVQLAQDKRLAICGISGCVGPTAGLEPAQTDFGVALSPEPVIKLPAAPRFLWLLPESLAAEKMEALTEQQGVARGSLAEWRYRDIDSGLPWFGPEQSEQHIPQMLNLDRLGGISFNKGCYTGQEIVARTHYLGKVKRALFVADYSGARLPQPGSTVRDLECEMAGTVLAAAAWAGNTRLLLVLQIVDGMPKNLILDGDNHAQLTLVSAQ; translated from the coding sequence ATGCCAGCCTTAACGGCAGAACACGCGAATATTCCCGAAAAAATATACGGCGACACCGGGTTGGCCGCCATCGAAGTGACCGGCACCGATGCGGCCGTTTTTTTGCAAGGCCAATTGACCTGCAACATCGATGAGCTGAGCGACTCTCACTCCAGCATAGCCGCTCTTTGCAATGCCAAGGGCCGAGTCATCAGCACGCTGTTGGTTGTAAAAACGCCGCTGGGATTTGTGCTGATATTACCCAGCGAGCTAAGAGATACGGTAGCCGATAAATTGCGCCGATACGTACTGCGTGCCAAAGTGCAATTGGCGCAGGATAAGCGGTTAGCGATTTGCGGCATAAGCGGCTGCGTTGGCCCGACCGCCGGCCTGGAGCCGGCACAAACCGATTTTGGCGTGGCCTTGTCTCCCGAACCGGTGATCAAATTACCTGCTGCGCCCCGGTTTTTGTGGCTTTTGCCGGAAAGCCTGGCAGCCGAAAAAATGGAGGCATTGACCGAGCAGCAGGGTGTTGCACGCGGTTCCTTGGCCGAATGGCGTTACCGCGACATCGACTCCGGCTTACCTTGGTTCGGTCCGGAACAATCGGAACAGCATATTCCGCAGATGCTGAATCTGGACCGGCTCGGCGGCATCAGTTTCAACAAAGGCTGTTACACCGGCCAGGAAATCGTGGCGCGCACCCATTACCTGGGCAAAGTAAAACGGGCATTGTTTGTCGCCGATTACTCGGGCGCCAGGCTACCGCAGCCGGGTTCGACCGTGCGGGACTTGGAATGCGAAATGGCCGGCACCGTGCTGGCGGCGGCGGCCTGGGCAGGCAACACGCGCTTGTTGCTAGTCCTGCAAATAGTTGATGGCATGCCAAAAAACCTTATACTTGACGGCGATAACCACGCACAACTGACGCTGGTTTCAGCTCAATAA
- a CDS encoding protein YgfX, which produces MYKNIEQSVDFSLGVSRQRRWCVSFSHLSALAGCWFNAMPLGYRSVLIVLVCLSWVAAVLAENRSAIVLRYSQQRGWSVQQGRGDFQSIRLRHTSVVSRLLVALHWLGENDIRGALVVFPDMLQPDQFRRLLVCLKITEIG; this is translated from the coding sequence GTGTACAAAAATATCGAGCAGAGCGTGGATTTTAGTTTAGGCGTTTCCAGACAACGCCGCTGGTGTGTTAGTTTTTCGCACCTGTCGGCCTTGGCCGGATGCTGGTTCAATGCAATGCCGCTCGGTTACCGGTCAGTTCTAATTGTGCTGGTTTGTTTGAGTTGGGTTGCGGCAGTCCTGGCCGAAAATAGATCGGCTATAGTTTTACGCTACAGTCAGCAGCGGGGATGGTCGGTGCAGCAAGGTCGCGGCGATTTCCAGTCGATCCGTTTGCGGCATACGTCGGTTGTTAGCCGGTTGCTGGTGGCGCTACATTGGCTGGGCGAAAACGATATCCGCGGCGCGCTGGTGGTGTTTCCGGATATGCTGCAGCCCGACCAGTTTCGCAGGCTGTTGGTCTGTTTGAAAATTACTGAAATTGGCTAA
- the nirB gene encoding nitrite reductase large subunit NirB, translated as MSNKQTLVVIGNGMVGQHFLSSLAGSAAMADYRVVTFCEEPRPAYDRVHLSEYFAGKSAEDLSLVEAGFFAEHGIEIHLGDKAVAIDRVAKQVTSAKGLTIAYDKLVLATGSYPFVPPVPGHERPQCLVYRTIEDLEAIQAAAAQSKVGAVVGGGLLGLEAAKALKDLGLETHVIEFAPRLMAVQLDEGGGAMLKHKIEALGVNVHLNKNTTLIDDGVQCRHKMNFADGQVLETDIVLFSAGIRPRDEMARQSGLEVGPRGGIVIDNQCRTSDPDIYAIGECALWNGQIFGLVAPGYTMARTVAAALNGDAASFTGADMSTKLKLMGVDVASIGDAHARTPGALVYTYQNGSAEVYKRLVVSQDKKHLLGAVLVGDAAGYGTLLQYCLNGIELPENPDSLILPQRSDQSVGLGPDALPASAQICSCHDVSKGQVCGAIEAGCLTLGDLKAQTKAATGCGGCSALLKSVLDCELGKMGVAVSTDLCEHFAYTRQDLYNLVMVGQIKTFDELLDKHGKGLGCDVCKQAVGSILASYWNDYILEKPHIGLQDTNDTFLANMQKDGTYSVVPRIAGGEITPDMLIVLGQVGKKYNLYTKITGGQRVDFFGARLEQLPAIWKELTDAGFESGHAYGKSLRTVKSCVGSTWCRFGVDDSVGLAIELENRYKGLRAPHKIKFAVSGCTRECAEAQGKDIGVIATENGWNLYVCGNGGMKPRHADLLATNLDKETLIKYIDRVLIFYVRTAARLQRTSVWMENMEGGLEYLKSVVIDDKLGIGADLEQQMHHVVDTYQCEWKTTLQDEQRLKRFRHFVNSDQADDNVVFVEERGQIRPANDFERKHFKLVEEAA; from the coding sequence ATGAGTAACAAACAAACCCTGGTTGTGATTGGCAACGGCATGGTTGGCCAGCATTTTTTGAGCAGTTTGGCGGGCAGTGCGGCAATGGCGGACTATCGGGTGGTCACGTTTTGCGAAGAGCCGCGCCCTGCTTACGACCGCGTGCATTTATCGGAATATTTCGCCGGCAAAAGCGCCGAAGATTTGTCTCTGGTCGAGGCCGGCTTTTTCGCCGAGCACGGCATCGAAATCCATCTGGGAGACAAAGCGGTGGCGATCGACCGCGTCGCCAAGCAGGTTACGTCGGCTAAAGGCCTGACGATTGCTTACGACAAACTGGTATTGGCGACCGGTTCCTATCCGTTCGTGCCGCCGGTGCCGGGCCACGAACGCCCGCAGTGCCTGGTATACCGCACCATAGAAGATCTGGAAGCGATACAAGCGGCGGCGGCGCAATCCAAGGTCGGTGCGGTGGTCGGCGGCGGCTTGTTGGGATTGGAAGCTGCCAAGGCCTTGAAAGACTTGGGCTTGGAAACGCATGTGATCGAATTTGCGCCGCGCTTGATGGCGGTACAGTTGGACGAAGGCGGCGGCGCGATGCTGAAACACAAAATCGAAGCGCTGGGCGTCAACGTTCATTTGAACAAGAACACCACGTTGATCGACGACGGCGTTCAGTGCCGGCACAAAATGAATTTCGCCGACGGCCAGGTATTGGAAACCGACATCGTGTTGTTTTCGGCCGGCATTCGGCCGCGCGACGAAATGGCCCGCCAATCCGGTTTGGAAGTTGGCCCGCGCGGCGGCATCGTCATCGATAACCAGTGCCGTACTTCCGACCCGGACATTTACGCGATCGGCGAATGCGCATTGTGGAACGGTCAAATTTTCGGTCTGGTTGCACCGGGCTATACCATGGCCAGAACCGTCGCCGCGGCTCTGAACGGCGACGCGGCCAGTTTTACCGGCGCCGATATGAGCACCAAACTCAAGCTGATGGGCGTCGATGTCGCCAGCATCGGCGATGCCCACGCCAGAACGCCGGGGGCGCTGGTCTACACCTACCAGAACGGTTCGGCCGAAGTCTATAAACGTTTGGTGGTCAGCCAAGATAAAAAGCATCTGCTCGGTGCGGTATTGGTCGGCGATGCCGCCGGCTACGGCACTTTGTTGCAGTATTGCCTGAATGGTATCGAGTTGCCGGAAAATCCGGATTCGTTGATTTTGCCGCAACGCTCCGACCAATCGGTGGGGCTGGGGCCGGACGCACTGCCGGCGTCGGCGCAAATTTGCTCCTGCCACGATGTCAGCAAAGGCCAGGTCTGCGGTGCGATCGAAGCCGGTTGCCTGACGCTGGGCGATTTAAAAGCGCAGACCAAGGCCGCCACCGGCTGCGGCGGTTGTTCGGCGCTGTTGAAGTCGGTGTTGGACTGCGAATTGGGCAAGATGGGCGTTGCGGTCAGTACCGACCTGTGCGAGCACTTTGCCTACACCCGCCAGGATTTGTATAACCTGGTCATGGTCGGCCAAATCAAAACGTTCGACGAATTGCTGGACAAACACGGCAAGGGCTTGGGTTGCGATGTCTGTAAGCAGGCGGTCGGCTCGATTCTGGCGTCTTACTGGAACGACTATATTCTGGAAAAACCGCATATCGGTCTGCAAGATACCAACGACACTTTCCTGGCCAATATGCAGAAAGACGGCACTTATTCGGTGGTGCCGCGGATCGCCGGCGGCGAAATCACGCCGGATATGTTGATCGTGCTGGGACAGGTCGGCAAAAAATACAATCTGTATACCAAGATCACCGGCGGCCAACGCGTCGACTTTTTCGGTGCCCGCCTGGAGCAGTTGCCGGCAATCTGGAAAGAACTGACCGACGCCGGCTTCGAATCCGGCCACGCTTACGGTAAATCGCTGCGCACCGTCAAATCCTGCGTCGGCAGCACCTGGTGCCGCTTCGGCGTCGACGACAGCGTCGGTCTGGCGATAGAACTGGAAAACCGCTACAAAGGGTTGCGGGCGCCGCACAAAATCAAATTCGCCGTATCCGGTTGTACCCGGGAATGCGCCGAGGCCCAGGGCAAGGATATCGGCGTCATCGCCACCGAGAACGGTTGGAACCTGTATGTGTGCGGCAACGGCGGCATGAAGCCGCGCCACGCCGACCTGTTGGCCACCAATCTGGACAAGGAAACCCTGATCAAATATATCGACCGGGTGTTGATCTTTTACGTGCGGACCGCGGCCCGGCTGCAACGCACTTCGGTCTGGATGGAAAACATGGAAGGCGGCCTGGAGTATTTGAAGTCGGTGGTGATCGACGACAAGCTCGGTATTGGTGCCGATCTCGAACAGCAGATGCACCATGTCGTCGACACCTACCAATGCGAATGGAAAACCACGTTGCAGGACGAGCAGCGTCTGAAACGGTTCCGCCATTTCGTCAACAGCGACCAAGCCGACGACAACGTGGTGTTCGTCGAGGAACGCGGCCAAATACGGCCGGCCAACGACTTCGAGCGTAAACATTTTAAACTGGTAGAGGAGGCCGCCTAA
- a CDS encoding COX15/CtaA family protein: MIDDQAAARFRRLGALTIFAVYFVILVGGIVRASGAGMGCPDWPTCFGQWVPPTDESQLPANYHEIYAARGYENTAFNPVKTWTEYTNRLVGVTIGCLIFLTAWSSRIYLKADKTIFYLALSVFLLVGFQGWLGSAVVASNLKPLMITLHMLLALGIVALLIYAIARSQKPLLQAVDSHWLTPRFATVLKVAMGMTLLQIAMGTQVREAVDYIAHEHSYIERQYWRDSFPIIFYVHRSFSSIILFTNLWLVWKIREQAAPGSLLLRLGYVLAGLIVTAILAGVSLDRLGFPAFAQPVHLLMANLIFGAQFFLFICLTYSANRAA, translated from the coding sequence ATGATAGACGACCAGGCTGCCGCCCGTTTCCGCCGCTTAGGCGCTTTGACCATATTTGCCGTTTATTTCGTGATTCTGGTCGGCGGCATCGTCCGCGCCTCCGGTGCCGGCATGGGCTGCCCGGACTGGCCGACCTGCTTCGGCCAATGGGTGCCGCCCACCGACGAATCGCAATTGCCGGCCAATTACCATGAAATTTACGCCGCGCGCGGTTACGAAAATACCGCGTTCAATCCGGTGAAAACCTGGACCGAATATACCAACCGCTTGGTCGGCGTGACGATAGGTTGCTTGATTTTCCTGACAGCCTGGTCTTCGCGCATTTATTTGAAAGCCGACAAGACCATTTTCTACCTGGCACTGTCGGTATTTTTATTGGTCGGTTTTCAAGGCTGGCTGGGCTCGGCGGTGGTGGCCAGCAATCTGAAACCGCTGATGATTACCCTGCACATGTTGCTGGCCCTGGGCATCGTCGCGCTGCTGATTTATGCCATCGCCCGCTCGCAGAAACCTTTGCTCCAAGCCGTGGATAGCCATTGGCTGACGCCGCGCTTCGCGACGGTGTTGAAAGTTGCGATGGGCATGACCTTATTGCAAATCGCAATGGGTACCCAGGTACGCGAAGCGGTCGACTACATCGCCCACGAGCACAGCTACATCGAACGCCAATACTGGCGCGATAGTTTTCCGATCATCTTTTACGTGCACCGCTCGTTTTCATCGATCATTCTGTTCACCAACCTGTGGCTGGTTTGGAAAATCCGCGAGCAGGCCGCCCCAGGCAGTCTGTTATTGCGCCTAGGCTATGTATTGGCCGGTTTGATCGTGACGGCTATCCTGGCCGGAGTCAGTCTGGACCGGTTAGGTTTTCCGGCCTTCGCCCAACCGGTACACCTGTTGATGGCCAACCTGATTTTTGGCGCCCAGTTTTTCCTGTTTATCTGCCTGACTTATTCGGCAAACCGGGCCGCATAG
- the nirD gene encoding nitrite reductase small subunit NirD — translation MSSWIDVCSIDDLQPDSGICALVGGRQVAIFFLPRRQAVYAIGNFDPFSRANVLSRGMIGDIGGEPMVASPMYKQHFHLHTGVCFEDPSVATPAYRVRIDRGRVAVQLPE, via the coding sequence ATGAGCAGTTGGATCGATGTCTGCAGTATCGACGATTTGCAACCGGATTCCGGCATTTGCGCTTTGGTTGGCGGCCGGCAAGTCGCGATATTTTTCTTGCCGCGGCGGCAAGCGGTTTACGCGATCGGCAATTTCGACCCGTTCAGTCGCGCAAACGTGTTGTCGCGTGGCATGATAGGCGATATCGGCGGTGAGCCGATGGTCGCGTCGCCGATGTATAAGCAGCATTTTCATTTACATACCGGCGTGTGTTTCGAAGATCCCAGCGTCGCAACGCCTGCATACCGGGTCAGAATCGACCGCGGCAGGGTAGCAGTGCAGTTGCCGGAGTAA
- a CDS encoding sensor domain-containing diguanylate cyclase yields the protein MNPQTPNASFGQPGGVHDLVIDLFNALSAIKQLSELDCQVDDEAKLVKQALASLIQYQDMERCSFFMLDDAGMLTNLTGISVEESPQSAAVRDKPLTFKVGEGVIGAAAASGELQHCRNCAEDPRFEKTAVAALPGSLISVPVFTLNRHLIGVLNVSHPQPFYFTDWHIRLLEVYKNILGQLITTRRLVRQMERQIASRTAELETLVAETNQLKEHFASMSMHDQLTGLHNRRFFYDQVEIAIAQHARYHTSLCLLVLDIDHFKVINDRFGHLFGDQVLVGVASALKRQVRSTDILVRFGGEEFVLIFTNTPCDNGKAFGERIRQEISKLEWNVGGETVNVTLSIGLFCLNADACPGSLAPDIDEMINCADTALYQAKANGRDQLVVFEDQRLRGD from the coding sequence ATGAATCCGCAAACGCCCAACGCCAGCTTCGGGCAACCTGGTGGCGTGCACGATCTGGTTATCGATTTGTTCAATGCGTTGTCGGCGATAAAACAGTTGTCGGAACTCGATTGCCAGGTCGACGACGAGGCGAAATTGGTAAAACAGGCGCTGGCCAGCTTGATTCAATACCAGGACATGGAGCGTTGTTCGTTCTTCATGCTGGATGATGCCGGCATGCTGACCAATCTGACTGGAATCAGCGTAGAAGAGTCGCCGCAATCGGCCGCAGTCCGCGATAAACCGTTAACGTTCAAGGTTGGCGAAGGCGTGATCGGTGCTGCGGCAGCCAGCGGCGAGTTGCAGCACTGCCGCAATTGTGCGGAAGACCCGCGTTTCGAAAAAACGGCGGTTGCGGCCTTGCCTGGATCGTTAATCAGCGTACCGGTTTTCACCCTGAACCGGCATCTGATCGGCGTCTTGAACGTGTCGCACCCGCAACCGTTCTATTTCACCGATTGGCATATCCGTTTGCTGGAAGTCTACAAAAATATCCTCGGCCAATTAATCACCACCAGACGCTTGGTTCGGCAAATGGAGCGGCAAATCGCGTCGAGGACGGCGGAGCTGGAAACGCTGGTCGCCGAAACCAATCAGTTGAAAGAGCATTTCGCCAGCATGTCGATGCACGACCAATTGACCGGTCTGCACAACCGGCGCTTTTTTTACGACCAAGTCGAAATCGCGATTGCCCAGCACGCGCGTTACCACACCAGCCTCTGCCTGTTGGTACTGGATATCGATCATTTTAAAGTCATCAACGACCGCTTCGGCCACTTGTTCGGCGACCAGGTTCTGGTCGGCGTCGCTTCCGCGTTGAAGCGGCAAGTTAGAAGCACCGATATTCTGGTGCGTTTCGGCGGCGAGGAATTCGTGCTGATTTTTACTAACACCCCCTGCGATAACGGTAAGGCGTTCGGCGAACGGATTCGCCAGGAGATCAGTAAGTTGGAATGGAACGTCGGCGGCGAAACGGTCAATGTCACATTGAGTATCGGTCTTTTTTGCCTGAACGCAGACGCCTGTCCCGGTAGTCTGGCGCCGGATATCGACGAAATGATCAACTGTGCCGATACGGCGCTCTACCAGGCCAAAGCCAATGGCCGCGACCAATTGGTCGTATTCGAAGACCAGAGATTGCGCGGCGATTAA
- a CDS encoding DEAD/DEAH box helicase, with amino-acid sequence MSDTPSATTPSFKDLNLADPILKALESVGYETPSPIQAQIIPFVMAGRDVLGQAQTGTGKTAAFALPILNRIDIKQKDPQALVLAPTRELAIQVAEAFQCYAAHIKGFHVLPIYGGQDYTSQLRQLNRGAHVIVGTPGRVMDHMRRGTLKLDQLQTLVLDEADEMLRMGFIDDVEWILEQTPPTRQTALFSATMPSEIRKIAQQYLTNPEQVTIKVKTATAANIRQRYWFVSGLHKMDALTRILEAENFDGMIIFVRTKTATIEVAEKLEARGFSASAINGDMSQALRERAIDNLKSGKLDILIATDVAARGLDVDRITHVVNYDIPYDTESYIHRIGRTGRAGRTGDAILFVSPREKRLLANIEQATKQKVEEMQLPSTEFINNARINKFKQRITDTLAGEELSFYTQLINQYQVEHNVPAMDIAAALARLLQGDTPLLLKDSGKKPRKDADTKPQTERGERGPRREKGRVGAVEMEMFRIEVGRADGVKPGNIVGAIANETGIDGDHIARIKIEEHYSTVELPAGMPKDLFQALKKVRVAGKPLNISRFDAALVKKDKSKKRVGSTSKRSKNRE; translated from the coding sequence ATGTCCGATACGCCCTCCGCAACCACGCCTTCTTTTAAAGATCTGAACCTTGCCGATCCCATTTTAAAAGCGCTGGAAAGCGTCGGTTACGAAACCCCCTCCCCGATCCAAGCCCAAATCATTCCGTTCGTGATGGCCGGCCGCGACGTACTGGGCCAGGCCCAAACCGGCACCGGTAAAACCGCCGCGTTCGCGCTACCCATTCTGAACCGCATCGACATCAAGCAAAAAGACCCGCAAGCGCTGGTGTTGGCGCCGACCCGCGAGTTGGCCATCCAAGTGGCCGAGGCCTTTCAATGCTACGCCGCCCACATCAAAGGCTTCCACGTATTGCCGATATACGGCGGCCAGGACTACACCAGCCAGTTGCGCCAACTGAACCGGGGCGCGCATGTCATCGTCGGTACGCCGGGCCGGGTCATGGACCACATGCGCCGCGGCACGTTGAAACTGGACCAGTTGCAAACCCTGGTACTGGACGAAGCCGACGAAATGCTGCGGATGGGCTTCATCGACGACGTCGAGTGGATCCTGGAACAAACCCCACCCACCCGGCAGACCGCGCTGTTCTCGGCGACGATGCCGAGCGAGATCCGTAAAATCGCCCAGCAATACCTGACTAACCCGGAACAAGTCACGATCAAGGTCAAAACCGCCACGGCGGCCAATATCCGCCAGCGATACTGGTTCGTCAGCGGCCTGCACAAGATGGATGCGTTGACCCGGATCCTGGAAGCGGAAAACTTCGACGGCATGATCATTTTCGTCCGCACCAAAACGGCAACCATCGAAGTCGCCGAGAAACTGGAAGCGCGCGGCTTTTCCGCATCGGCGATCAACGGCGACATGTCGCAAGCGCTGCGCGAACGCGCCATCGACAATCTGAAGAGCGGCAAGCTGGATATTCTGATCGCCACCGACGTTGCCGCCCGCGGCTTGGACGTCGACCGCATTACCCATGTCGTCAACTACGACATTCCCTACGACACCGAATCCTATATTCACCGTATCGGCCGCACCGGCCGCGCCGGCCGCACCGGCGACGCGATCCTGTTCGTGTCGCCGCGGGAAAAACGCCTGTTGGCCAACATCGAACAGGCCACCAAACAGAAAGTCGAGGAGATGCAACTACCGTCGACCGAGTTCATCAACAACGCCAGGATCAACAAATTCAAACAGCGCATCACCGACACCCTGGCCGGCGAAGAGCTGAGTTTTTATACGCAATTGATCAACCAATACCAGGTCGAACATAACGTTCCGGCCATGGACATCGCCGCCGCACTGGCCAGACTGTTGCAAGGCGATACGCCGTTGTTGTTGAAAGACAGCGGCAAAAAGCCGCGTAAGGATGCGGACACCAAGCCGCAAACCGAGCGCGGCGAACGCGGCCCGCGCCGGGAAAAAGGCAGGGTCGGTGCAGTGGAAATGGAAATGTTCCGGATCGAGGTCGGCCGCGCCGACGGCGTCAAACCCGGCAATATCGTCGGCGCTATTGCCAACGAGACCGGCATCGACGGCGACCATATCGCCCGCATTAAAATCGAGGAGCATTACAGTACCGTGGAACTGCCGGCCGGCATGCCCAAAGACCTGTTTCAGGCGTTGAAGAAGGTACGCGTCGCCGGCAAACCGCTGAACATTTCCCGTTTCGATGCGGCGTTGGTCAAGAAAGACAAAAGCAAAAAGCGCGTCGGTTCAACCTCGAAACGCAGTAAAAACCGCGAATAA
- a CDS encoding PhzF family phenazine biosynthesis protein — MKFRYYIADVFTRQIFNGAQIAVLPQANGLNAETMAAIARELNLPETVFVFPNLSSANGRRMRIFSPLGEIQFGGHAIVAAAYVLAECGDIALTDPLTPLLLEQNVGVIEANISSVGGKPTLVQFSRRVSAVVDRFAPRDEELAQFLGLQIAELDHKKYTPRLVSCGFPYLVVPVWNYESVRKARFNYTAWSQSSAPQTAAQEILLFAPKSPNPEADFTLRLLGPNIGMHEDPPVGSATPAFCSYLCSFEHTRKGTHVFAVERGHHAGRRSLIQLEMDNKQQEYLTIRVGGQAAIFAEGSIDLPE, encoded by the coding sequence ATGAAATTTCGCTATTACATTGCCGACGTGTTTACCCGGCAGATATTCAACGGCGCCCAAATTGCCGTGTTGCCGCAGGCTAACGGCCTCAACGCGGAAACCATGGCGGCCATCGCCAGAGAATTGAACTTGCCGGAAACGGTATTTGTGTTCCCGAACCTGAGCAGCGCTAACGGTCGGCGCATGCGGATTTTTTCGCCGTTGGGGGAGATTCAGTTCGGCGGCCATGCCATCGTCGCCGCGGCTTACGTGTTGGCCGAGTGCGGCGATATCGCACTGACCGATCCATTGACGCCGTTGTTGCTGGAACAAAACGTCGGCGTGATCGAAGCCAATATATCCAGCGTCGGCGGCAAACCGACCTTGGTTCAGTTCAGCCGCCGGGTCAGCGCCGTAGTCGACCGTTTCGCGCCGCGCGACGAGGAACTGGCCCAGTTCCTCGGTTTGCAGATTGCCGAGCTGGACCATAAAAAATATACGCCGCGTCTGGTTTCCTGCGGTTTTCCGTATTTGGTGGTGCCGGTGTGGAATTACGAATCGGTGCGCAAGGCTCGTTTCAATTACACGGCCTGGAGCCAATCCAGCGCGCCGCAGACCGCGGCGCAGGAGATATTGTTGTTTGCGCCGAAATCGCCGAACCCGGAAGCCGATTTCACGTTGCGGCTGTTGGGGCCCAACATCGGCATGCACGAAGATCCACCGGTCGGCAGTGCCACGCCGGCATTTTGCAGCTATCTATGTTCCTTCGAACATACGCGCAAGGGTACCCATGTGTTTGCGGTCGAACGCGGCCACCACGCCGGCCGCCGCAGTTTGATTCAATTGGAAATGGACAACAAGCAGCAGGAGTATCTGACGATTCGGGTCGGCGGACAGGCGGCGATATTTGCCGAAGGCAGTATCGATTTGCCGGAATGA
- a CDS encoding HDOD domain-containing protein: protein MQFKSVQDFLVHVQEELDANRLVLPTLPDVAIKVRDAVSNGDATAQSLAEIIATDAAISARLIQVSNSPLYRGAVEIKNIQMAVTRLGNNTIRTLITSLIMQQMFTPTSALLETYFRKTWEQGVNVSAIARALSAFVPHLNADEAMLAGLIHQIGKLPILTLVEKIPEFRDSPSRLDKLLEKAHPHVGKIIMNTWNFPEELKLVPSEYVDFQRDAGPQADYVDLVQVAFLQSIAGTDHPACRVDWNTVPAFAKLGLQADAEILEIEGVSEEIELAQSMFL from the coding sequence ATGCAATTCAAATCGGTTCAAGACTTTCTGGTTCACGTACAAGAGGAATTGGACGCCAACCGCCTGGTATTGCCGACGCTGCCGGACGTGGCAATCAAAGTCAGAGACGCGGTCAGTAACGGCGACGCCACTGCGCAAAGCTTGGCCGAAATCATTGCCACCGACGCTGCGATCTCGGCGCGCTTGATCCAGGTCTCCAACAGTCCGCTGTACCGCGGCGCGGTGGAGATCAAAAACATCCAAATGGCGGTGACCCGGCTCGGCAACAACACGATCCGCACCCTGATCACCAGTTTGATCATGCAGCAAATGTTCACGCCGACCAGCGCGTTGCTGGAAACCTATTTCCGCAAGACTTGGGAACAAGGCGTCAACGTCTCTGCGATCGCCCGCGCCCTGAGCGCTTTCGTACCGCATTTGAATGCCGACGAGGCCATGCTGGCGGGCCTGATCCACCAGATCGGCAAGTTACCGATATTGACCTTGGTGGAAAAGATTCCGGAATTCCGCGACAGCCCTTCCCGGCTCGACAAACTTTTGGAAAAAGCCCATCCGCACGTCGGCAAAATCATCATGAACACCTGGAATTTTCCGGAAGAATTGAAATTGGTGCCGTCGGAATACGTCGATTTTCAACGAGATGCCGGCCCGCAAGCCGATTATGTCGATCTGGTGCAGGTTGCCTTTCTGCAAAGCATCGCCGGCACCGACCACCCCGCTTGCCGGGTCGATTGGAATACCGTTCCGGCCTTTGCCAAATTGGGCCTGCAAGCCGATGCCGAGATATTGGAAATCGAAGGCGTTTCGGAAGAAATCGAACTCGCCCAATCCATGTTTTTATAA
- a CDS encoding HDOD domain-containing protein has product MNGNAQTIPFQVGSLKNLPALPEASVRILAAVNTPDISIDKLTSVLALSPGLVARLLGLANSAYFARGAVVSDLRTAIFQVLGLDLVKSLALGIVFNVQFDTRKCLQFDTERFWSESLLTAIAAQRLAADCRQLQAFSASTVYTSGLLLNIGLLALGFLLPDQINGILVKCNASGMAVGGEIARQLGHSHYQLGYVLLNKWQLPTVYQSVLYNYRQRDFSGPERPLLVLLRLSRQLSAGIASGKPIDQAAIDAACHELELAIEMVENTVEWLGENKPALDSLAGIMGGR; this is encoded by the coding sequence ATGAACGGAAACGCCCAGACCATCCCTTTTCAGGTCGGTTCATTGAAGAACCTGCCGGCATTACCCGAGGCCAGTGTGCGAATACTGGCTGCCGTCAACACGCCCGATATCTCGATAGACAAGTTGACTTCGGTTCTGGCGCTGTCGCCGGGTCTGGTGGCCCGGCTATTGGGCTTGGCGAATTCGGCTTATTTTGCCCGAGGCGCCGTGGTCAGCGACTTGCGTACCGCCATTTTTCAGGTGCTGGGTTTGGATTTGGTCAAATCGCTGGCTTTGGGAATAGTGTTTAACGTGCAATTCGACACTCGCAAATGCCTGCAATTCGACACCGAGCGGTTTTGGAGCGAATCGTTATTGACCGCGATTGCGGCGCAAAGACTGGCAGCGGACTGTCGGCAGCTGCAAGCCTTCTCCGCATCTACGGTTTACACCAGCGGCTTGTTGTTGAATATCGGCTTGCTGGCGCTGGGCTTTCTGTTGCCCGACCAGATAAATGGTATTTTGGTCAAATGCAATGCTTCGGGGATGGCGGTCGGTGGCGAAATCGCCCGGCAACTCGGGCATAGCCATTACCAACTTGGCTACGTGCTGCTGAACAAGTGGCAATTGCCGACGGTATACCAATCGGTGCTTTACAACTACCGGCAACGCGACTTCTCCGGCCCCGAGCGGCCTTTGCTGGTTTTGCTCAGGTTGTCCCGCCAACTGAGTGCCGGTATCGCTTCCGGCAAGCCGATCGACCAAGCCGCGATCGATGCAGCTTGCCATGAGTTGGAATTGGCTATAGAGATGGTCGAAAACACCGTCGAGTGGCTGGGTGAAAACAAACCGGCGTTGGATAGTTTAGCCGGCATCATGGGGGGGCGATGA